A genomic segment from Odontesthes bonariensis isolate fOdoBon6 chromosome 8, fOdoBon6.hap1, whole genome shotgun sequence encodes:
- the LOC142385803 gene encoding E3 ubiquitin-protein ligase TRIM39-like → MASASNLPCEEQFHCSICSGTFTKVISTPGGHNYCKTCVTAHWDTTGSLQCRSIESQKNVGPLSNPEDRVCKKHGQLLNFFCHTDEKGVCSTCLKDEHVAHVAVPLEQAFQKTKAKVELMTSRIEMLEIGKAKSVYDTKCSKKQSKETSEKDIAEIDEVFAALAASLQRRRAELIELILQKQKAAEKQAEGRVARLEREAAELRRRRSEMEQILQSEDRLHLLENCPPFHLPLYLYNDRPKPQPDSASLLTQDLSGVSHQVYAGKVKKSVAQIERTLSMEMEALIQGVRLSDDDKPMMDDVVKEVWSPPQDKLMMIQQCDAVNVTLDPNTAHSKFTVSEDGKQVTLRKGLQFFPTLFGRKFECGPFVLATDGYSSGRFYYEVQVSGSNGWILGVVKESIDRATFFFPTTDDGAWVFHGIKTQYQDRYCANTVDGPLPNIKQRPQTVGVSVDYEKGEISFYDVDARTLIYSFTECSFTESVAALKAFLYTMAGTSCSGRPKLYPIFGMFGEDSDNTLLITPVGGTT, encoded by the coding sequence ATGGCCTCAGCAAGCAACCTCCCGTGCGAGGAACAGTTTCATTGTTCAATCTGTTCCGGTACCTTTACTAAGGTCATCTCTACTCCAGGTGGACACAACTACTGCAAGACTTGTGTCACAGCTCACTGGGACACAACTGGCTCATTACAATGTCGGAGTATTGAGAGTCAAAAAAATGTCGGCCCTTTGTCAAACCCAGAAGACAGGGTCTGCAAAAAGCACGGCCAGTTATTAAACTTCTTCTGTCACACGGACGAGAAGGGTGTTTGCTCCACGTGCCTGAAAGACGAACACGTGGCGCATGTCGCTGTTCCACTGGAGCAGGCTTTTCAAAAGACGAAAGCCAAGGTTGAGCTTATGACATCACGCATAGAAATGTTGGAGATCGGTAAAGCCAAGAGTGTTTATGACACCAAGTGCTCAAAAAAACAGAGCAAGGAAACATCAGAGAAAGACATAGCAGAGATTGATGAAGTTTTTGCAGCTCTGGCGGCCTCCTTGCAGAGACGCCGGGCTGAGCTGATTGAGTTGATTCTGCagaagcagaaagcagcagaaaagcaaGCTGAAGGCCGTGTTGCACGGCTGGAAAGAGAAGCTGCTGAGCTGCGGAGGAGAAGATCTGAAATGGAACAGATTCTACAAAGTGAAGATCGACTCCATCTTCTGGAGAACTGCCCACCCTTTCACCTTCCTCTATACCTGTACAATGACCGACCCAAGCCTCAGCCAGACTCCGCCTCTCTACTTACACAAGACCTTTCTGGTGTTAGTCATCAGGTCTATGCAGGGAAAgtaaaaaaatctgttgctcagaTTGAGAGGACCCTGAGTATGGAGATGGAGGCGCTTATTCAAGGCGTCAGGTTGTCTGACGATGACAAACCGATGATGGATGATGTTGTTAAAGAAGTGTGGAGTCCGCCTCAGGACAAGCTGATGATGATCCAGCAGTGTGATGCAGTGAACGTGACTCTGGACCCCAATACAGCCCACTCCAAGTTCACAGTGTCTGAGGATGGCAAGCAAGTGACCCTACGTAAAGGTCTACAGTTTTTTCCCACTTTATTTGGCAGAAAATTTGAATGTGGTCCCTTCGTACTGGCCACAGACGGTTATTCATCAGGTAGATTCTACTACGAGGTTCAGGTCAGCGGGAGCAACGGCTGGATCTTGGGAGTGGTCAAAGAGTCGATTGATagggcaacatttttctttcCCACAACTGATGATGGAGCTTGGGTATTTCATGGAATTAAAACACAATATCAGGACAGATACTGTGCTAACACTGTCGACGGTCCCCTCCCAAACATAAAACAGAGACCGCAGACAGTTGGTGTGTCTGTTGATTACGAGAAGGGAGAGATCTCCTTCTATGACGTGGATGCCAGAACTCTGATCTACTCCTTCACAGAATGCTCCTTCACTGAGAGTGTAGCGGCACTGAAAGCTTTTCTTTATACTATGGCAGGCACCTCATGTAGCGGCAGACCCAAGCTCTACcctatctttggaatgttcggAGAGGATTCTGACAACACACTCCTAATCACTCCAGTAGGTGGCACAACTTAA